A window of the Synechococcus sp. JA-3-3Ab genome harbors these coding sequences:
- a CDS encoding alpha/beta fold hydrolase, giving the protein METLKGKPIASSPSRQKRPLLLYLPGMDGTGKLFYRQAQALQAEFHVRPLSLNHPAAGQSWESLADWVGSQLDEGAYLCGESFGACLALAVAAQQPERCRGLILVNPASSLRRRPWWWAGHVLLPFLPPALYHQMAERGLGFLAELSQMEPPDRERLRQAVHSVEPTVAAQRLALLGSFVVEELPLESMTLPTLLVAGGRDRLLPSVQEVQRLAERLPQAQVEISPLSGHACLLERQMNLRRYLLKPDGVFAPLLLNSAPAH; this is encoded by the coding sequence ATGGAAACATTGAAGGGCAAGCCCATTGCCTCTAGTCCAAGCCGCCAGAAGCGGCCCTTGCTGCTCTATTTGCCGGGTATGGATGGCACCGGCAAATTGTTTTACCGGCAGGCACAGGCTCTGCAAGCCGAGTTTCACGTCCGCCCTTTGAGCTTAAACCACCCCGCAGCAGGGCAGAGCTGGGAGAGCCTGGCCGATTGGGTGGGATCCCAGCTGGACGAGGGAGCCTACCTGTGTGGCGAGTCCTTCGGAGCTTGCCTAGCCCTGGCTGTGGCTGCCCAGCAGCCGGAGCGCTGTCGTGGCCTGATTCTGGTTAATCCGGCCTCGTCGCTGCGGCGCCGGCCCTGGTGGTGGGCAGGTCATGTTCTCCTGCCTTTTTTGCCGCCGGCGCTCTACCACCAGATGGCGGAGCGGGGGCTGGGATTTTTGGCGGAGCTAAGCCAAATGGAGCCGCCGGATCGGGAGCGGCTGCGCCAGGCCGTTCACAGTGTTGAGCCCACGGTGGCCGCCCAGCGCCTGGCCTTGCTGGGATCGTTTGTCGTGGAGGAGCTGCCCCTGGAGTCGATGACCCTGCCGACGTTGCTGGTGGCGGGGGGGCGGGATCGCCTCCTGCCCTCGGTGCAGGAGGTGCAGCGTCTGGCGGAGCGACTGCCCCAGGCCCAGGTGGAGATCTCGCCTTTAAGCGGCCATGCTTGCCTTCTGGAGCGGCAGATGAACCTGCGGCGCTACTTGCTCAAGCCCGATGGGGTTTTTGCCCCGCTACTGCTTAATTCCGCTCCAGCGCATTGA
- a CDS encoding lysophospholipid acyltransferase family protein gives MLDQLLQQSGFPDARALAQVLLGLFQTEVWVEGKERVPQGPLLVVSNHRSFLDAPVLIAGLDRPIRFACHYYLSQVPLLREVALALGCIPLQQGSGPQLAFFRQAQATLAAGGGVGIFPEGAEQITRETSPQELGWFQPGFAHLALAAGVDPLPILPVAVWAQEEWRAMDIPMAFFRWFDPTEPRFQRPGGHPVVIYRQVVVRVGSPLWVGGAGRSTCRQERLQLIQELTAAAREQVRLGLARRWKH, from the coding sequence ATGCTGGATCAACTCCTGCAGCAAAGCGGGTTCCCCGACGCGAGGGCGCTGGCGCAGGTCTTGCTTGGCCTTTTCCAGACGGAGGTGTGGGTGGAGGGCAAGGAGCGGGTTCCCCAGGGCCCCCTGCTGGTGGTGAGCAACCATCGCAGCTTTTTGGATGCGCCGGTGCTGATTGCTGGGCTGGATCGACCGATTCGTTTTGCCTGCCACTACTACCTATCGCAAGTGCCCCTCTTGCGGGAGGTTGCCTTGGCCCTGGGTTGTATCCCCCTCCAGCAGGGATCAGGGCCGCAGCTTGCCTTTTTTCGCCAGGCGCAGGCCACTCTGGCGGCAGGCGGAGGGGTGGGGATCTTCCCGGAAGGGGCGGAGCAGATTACTCGCGAGACCTCGCCCCAAGAGCTGGGCTGGTTTCAGCCGGGCTTTGCCCATCTGGCCTTGGCTGCTGGCGTGGATCCCCTGCCGATCCTGCCGGTGGCCGTGTGGGCGCAGGAAGAGTGGCGGGCGATGGATATTCCCATGGCTTTTTTCCGCTGGTTTGATCCCACGGAGCCCAGGTTTCAGCGGCCGGGGGGGCATCCGGTGGTGATCTACCGTCAGGTGGTGGTTCGAGTGGGATCCCCTCTTTGGGTAGGGGGAGCAGGGCGCTCTACCTGCCGCCAGGAGCGGCTGCAGCTAATTCAGGAGTTGACGGCAGCCGCTCGCGAACAGGTGCGCTTGGGGTTGGCAAGGAGATGGAAACATTGA
- a CDS encoding cob(I)yrinic acid a,c-diamide adenosyltransferase — protein MAEIGIVTAQQFDRRRGQIHVYDGEGKGKSQAALGVVLRSIGLGIENSAPSRVLLVRFLKGPGRTYAEDAAIAALQRGFPHLIDQLRTGRGEFFGPDEITKFDRQEARRGWDVAKGALASGFYSVVVLDELNPVLDLGLLPVDEVVSTLKQKPEEMEVIITGRGAPKEIIDLADLHSEMRSVRRAADPQDGQPLLSGIEIYTGNGKGKSTSALGRALQAIGRGISKDLSHRVLIMQWLKGGTGYTEDAAIRALRESYPDLVDHQRCGRDAIVWRGKQQEIDYVEAERGWELARAAIASGLYKTIILDELNPTVDLELLDVEPIVEALLRKPRDTEIIITGRCHAPLPYFELASVHSEMVSHKHYAEQGADLRRGVDY, from the coding sequence ATGGCAGAAATCGGCATTGTAACCGCGCAACAATTTGACCGCCGGCGAGGCCAGATCCATGTTTACGACGGCGAGGGCAAGGGCAAGTCGCAGGCGGCGCTAGGGGTTGTGCTGCGTTCCATTGGGCTGGGGATTGAAAACTCGGCCCCCAGCCGGGTGTTGCTGGTGCGGTTTCTCAAGGGGCCGGGCCGCACCTATGCCGAGGATGCCGCGATTGCCGCTCTGCAGCGCGGCTTCCCCCACCTTATCGATCAACTGCGCACGGGGCGAGGAGAGTTCTTCGGCCCCGACGAGATCACTAAGTTTGACCGCCAAGAGGCCCGCCGCGGCTGGGATGTGGCCAAGGGGGCGCTGGCGTCGGGGTTCTACTCGGTGGTGGTGCTGGACGAGCTAAACCCGGTGCTGGATCTGGGCCTGCTGCCTGTGGACGAGGTCGTCAGCACCCTCAAGCAAAAGCCAGAGGAAATGGAGGTCATCATCACCGGACGGGGCGCCCCTAAGGAAATTATCGACCTAGCAGATTTGCACTCGGAAATGCGCAGCGTGCGGCGGGCGGCGGATCCCCAGGACGGCCAGCCCCTCCTCAGCGGCATCGAGATCTATACCGGCAACGGCAAGGGCAAGTCCACCAGCGCTCTGGGCCGGGCTCTGCAGGCCATTGGGCGCGGCATCAGCAAAGATCTCTCCCACCGCGTCCTGATTATGCAGTGGCTAAAGGGGGGAACGGGCTACACAGAAGATGCGGCCATTCGGGCTTTGCGAGAGAGCTATCCCGATCTAGTAGATCACCAGCGCTGCGGCCGCGACGCCATCGTTTGGCGGGGCAAGCAGCAGGAAATCGACTACGTGGAGGCGGAGCGGGGCTGGGAGCTGGCACGGGCGGCCATCGCCTCTGGGCTTTACAAGACCATTATTCTGGACGAGCTCAACCCAACGGTGGATCTGGAGCTATTGGATGTGGAGCCGATTGTTGAGGCTTTGCTGCGCAAGCCACGCGATACGGAGATCATCATCACAGGGCGCTGCCATGCGCCTTTGCCCTACTTTGAGCTGGCCTCTGTCCATTCGGAAATGGTGAGCCACAAGCATTATGCCGAACAGGGGGCCGATCTGCGGCGCGGGGTGGACTATTGA
- a CDS encoding PLP-dependent cysteine synthase family protein → MYPTVFSSRPLPPAVDSPIELVGRTPLIRLRRVTADLPPSVRVYGKAEWYNPGGSVKDRPALNMIRAGEREGKLTPGKIILDATSGNTGIAYAWIGAALGYKVKLALPANASPERKKILAAYGVEVVLTDPALGSDGAIEKARALYAENPDLYFYPDQYSNPANWQAHYETTGVEIWEQTQGQVTHFVTGLGTSGTCMGVGRRLREYRSDIQIIAMQPDSPFHGLEGLKHMATALKPEIYDPTLPDQHIEISTEAAQKMVKRLALEEGLLVGISAGANVVAALQVACQLSSGVVVTILCDGADKYLSERFWTED, encoded by the coding sequence TTGTATCCAACCGTGTTTTCTTCTCGCCCCTTGCCCCCTGCGGTCGATAGCCCCATCGAGCTGGTGGGACGGACGCCGCTCATTCGCCTGCGGCGGGTCACCGCCGACCTGCCGCCGTCGGTGCGAGTGTATGGCAAAGCAGAGTGGTACAACCCCGGCGGCTCGGTCAAGGATCGCCCGGCCCTGAATATGATCCGCGCTGGCGAACGCGAGGGCAAGCTTACGCCTGGCAAGATCATCCTGGATGCCACCAGCGGCAACACCGGCATCGCCTACGCCTGGATCGGGGCAGCTTTGGGGTACAAGGTGAAGCTGGCCCTGCCGGCCAACGCCAGCCCAGAGCGCAAGAAGATCCTCGCCGCCTACGGGGTGGAGGTAGTGCTCACGGATCCAGCCCTCGGCTCCGATGGGGCCATCGAGAAAGCCCGCGCCCTCTATGCCGAAAACCCGGATCTCTACTTCTATCCCGACCAGTACAGCAACCCCGCCAACTGGCAGGCCCACTACGAGACCACGGGGGTAGAAATCTGGGAGCAAACCCAGGGACAGGTCACCCACTTCGTAACCGGGTTAGGCACCAGCGGCACCTGCATGGGGGTGGGGCGGCGCTTGCGGGAGTACCGCTCCGATATCCAGATCATTGCCATGCAGCCGGACTCCCCCTTCCACGGCCTTGAAGGCCTCAAGCACATGGCCACTGCTCTCAAGCCCGAGATTTACGATCCCACCCTGCCCGACCAGCACATCGAGATCTCCACCGAAGCAGCCCAGAAAATGGTCAAGCGTTTGGCCTTGGAGGAAGGCTTGTTGGTGGGCATCTCTGCCGGAGCCAATGTGGTGGCGGCTCTACAGGTGGCCTGTCAGCTCTCCTCCGGCGTGGTGGTGACCATCTTGTGCGACGGGGCCGATAAGTATCTCTCAGAGCGGTTTTGGACAGAAGATTAA
- a CDS encoding pentapeptide repeat-containing protein — MNFHLKASAILALLATTAVASNAAATTPNACFLRYLLASRTCPNCRLGSLELSNLDLAEANLQGADLIEANLERTILTGADLSQSYLVGANLRRAQLRGADLSGAYLEGADLRGADLRGADLSSASLYGADLRGADLRDANLTGTDLSFARTWGTRLQGAVRE; from the coding sequence ATGAACTTTCATCTCAAAGCTTCCGCCATTTTGGCCCTGCTGGCCACGACAGCCGTCGCTTCCAATGCCGCCGCCACAACCCCCAACGCCTGCTTCCTGCGCTACCTGCTGGCCTCCAGAACCTGTCCCAATTGCCGGCTGGGATCCCTTGAGCTGAGCAACCTGGATCTGGCAGAGGCTAACCTCCAGGGTGCCGACCTGATCGAGGCCAACCTGGAGCGCACCATCCTCACTGGCGCCGATCTCAGCCAGTCCTACTTGGTGGGAGCCAATCTGCGGCGCGCCCAGTTGCGTGGCGCCGATCTCAGCGGTGCCTACCTGGAGGGAGCGGACTTGCGGGGTGCTGATTTGCGGGGTGCCGATCTCTCTTCTGCCTCCCTGTACGGCGCCGACTTGCGGGGGGCCGATCTGCGCGATGCCAATCTGACCGGGACTGACCTGAGCTTTGCCCGCACCTGGGGCACACGCCTTCAGGGCGCCGTTCGGGAATAG
- the lptB gene encoding LPS export ABC transporter ATP-binding protein, translated as MQIRLENICKRYGRREVVSDVSLHIQQGEVVGLLGPNGAGKTTTFYIMTGLIQPNRGHVWLDDQDITHLPMHRRARLGIGYLAQEPSIFRRLSIQDNLLLIMEQTGVPRRLWQQRLNHLLEEFRIAHVAHSLGLQVSGGERRRAEIARALAAGIHGPKFLLLDEPFAGVDPIAVADIQEVVAKLKQRGIGVLITDHNVRETLEITDRAYILNDGAILAKGTPAELAADPLVRKYYLGEKFRL; from the coding sequence ATGCAGATTCGACTGGAAAACATCTGTAAGCGTTATGGCCGCCGTGAGGTGGTGAGCGACGTCAGCTTGCACATTCAGCAGGGAGAAGTTGTGGGGCTGCTGGGGCCCAATGGGGCGGGGAAAACCACCACCTTCTACATCATGACCGGCCTGATCCAGCCCAACCGAGGCCATGTCTGGCTGGATGACCAGGACATCACCCATCTGCCGATGCATCGCCGGGCCCGCTTGGGGATCGGCTACTTGGCTCAGGAGCCGAGCATCTTTCGTCGCCTTAGCATTCAAGACAACCTGCTGCTGATCATGGAGCAGACGGGGGTGCCTCGCCGCCTCTGGCAGCAGCGGCTCAACCACCTGCTGGAGGAGTTTCGCATTGCCCATGTGGCCCACAGTTTGGGTTTGCAGGTGTCGGGGGGAGAACGGCGCCGCGCCGAGATCGCCCGCGCCCTGGCAGCCGGGATCCACGGGCCAAAATTCCTGCTGCTGGATGAGCCCTTCGCGGGGGTGGATCCCATTGCGGTGGCGGATATTCAAGAGGTGGTGGCCAAGCTCAAGCAGCGGGGCATCGGTGTTTTGATTACCGACCACAACGTGCGGGAGACGCTGGAGATTACCGACCGGGCCTATATTCTCAACGACGGCGCCATCCTGGCCAAGGGCACACCAGCGGAGCTGGCGGCGGATCCCTTGGTGCGCAAGTATTACCTGGGGGAGAAGTTCCGTCTTTGA
- a CDS encoding pyruvate kinase yields MASSSPSSPKRLLEQLLELRQQVVEGSQKYLTAWGSPCNPSPALENLARYLALRQHDLRNLQLELAAVGLSSLGRCESRVLETLDAVIATLAATQGLSHKGPSYEEFYAGDMALEQHAEALFGPPSPHRRARIMVTLPSEAAEQPELLLQLLQRGMNVARINCAHDDPLVWEKMVAHLRQAEAQTQRRCKILFDLAGPKIRTGLVAMPPGKAKVYGGDRILLTAAIPPVDSDICCQVACTLPEILAHLKVGATVWIDDGKIGARVVGIEPAGVVLEVDKVAPQGKKLREEKGLNFPDSQLSIQPLTEKDRQDLDFVVRHADLVGYSFVQQPADLQLLFSELERRQARPDLGLILKIETQRAVQNLPTLIAAVDGCRPLGVMIARGDLAVEIGWLRLGEIQEELLWICEAAHVPVVWATQVLDQLTKEGLPSRPELSDAVLSARAECVMLNKGPYLLEAVALLDELLARMQAHQHKKSQRLRALYSWR; encoded by the coding sequence ATGGCTTCCTCTTCCCCCTCTTCGCCTAAGCGTTTGCTAGAGCAGCTCCTGGAGCTGCGACAGCAAGTTGTGGAGGGATCCCAGAAGTACTTGACCGCCTGGGGCAGCCCCTGCAACCCCTCCCCCGCTCTCGAGAACCTAGCTCGGTATTTGGCGCTACGCCAACACGATCTGCGCAACCTGCAATTGGAGCTGGCTGCGGTGGGGCTGTCCTCGCTGGGACGGTGTGAATCGCGGGTCTTAGAGACCCTGGATGCAGTGATCGCCACTTTGGCAGCCACGCAGGGCCTAAGCCACAAGGGGCCCAGCTATGAGGAGTTTTACGCTGGGGACATGGCGCTGGAGCAGCATGCTGAGGCGCTGTTTGGCCCTCCTTCTCCCCACCGCCGCGCCCGCATCATGGTGACCCTGCCCAGCGAAGCTGCCGAGCAGCCCGAGCTGCTGCTGCAACTGCTGCAACGGGGGATGAACGTGGCCCGGATCAACTGCGCCCACGACGATCCCCTGGTGTGGGAGAAAATGGTGGCCCACTTGCGCCAGGCCGAAGCCCAGACTCAACGGCGCTGCAAGATTTTGTTCGACCTGGCCGGCCCCAAGATCCGCACGGGCCTGGTGGCCATGCCACCCGGCAAAGCCAAGGTGTACGGTGGGGATCGCATCCTGCTCACGGCAGCCATTCCGCCGGTCGACTCTGACATCTGCTGCCAGGTGGCTTGCACCCTGCCGGAGATCTTGGCCCACCTCAAGGTGGGGGCAACTGTTTGGATCGACGACGGCAAAATCGGCGCTCGTGTAGTGGGGATCGAGCCGGCAGGGGTGGTGCTGGAGGTGGACAAAGTCGCCCCGCAGGGCAAGAAGCTGCGGGAGGAAAAAGGCCTCAACTTTCCCGACAGCCAGCTCTCGATCCAGCCCCTCACCGAGAAAGATCGCCAAGACTTGGACTTCGTGGTGCGGCATGCCGACCTGGTGGGCTATTCCTTTGTCCAGCAGCCGGCGGATTTGCAGTTGCTGTTTTCTGAGCTGGAGCGGCGCCAGGCCCGGCCCGATCTGGGCTTGATCCTCAAGATTGAAACGCAGCGAGCGGTGCAAAACCTGCCCACTCTGATCGCGGCCGTCGACGGCTGCCGGCCCCTGGGGGTGATGATTGCCCGGGGAGATCTGGCCGTGGAGATTGGCTGGCTGCGCCTGGGCGAGATCCAGGAGGAGCTGCTGTGGATCTGTGAGGCCGCCCATGTGCCGGTAGTCTGGGCTACGCAGGTGCTGGATCAGCTCACCAAGGAGGGCCTGCCCTCCCGGCCTGAGCTTTCCGATGCGGTGCTGTCTGCCCGCGCCGAGTGCGTCATGCTCAATAAGGGCCCCTATCTCCTGGAGGCGGTTGCCCTGCTGGACGAGCTGCTGGCCCGCATGCAGGCCCACCAGCACAAAAAAAGCCAACGCCTGCGAGCTTTGTACTCCTGGCGATGA
- a CDS encoding LptF/LptG family permease, whose amino-acid sequence MDRYIISEMLLPFFFGVGAFTTLVMAVGSLFELVRLVVEAGLSLSAALQVFVLRAPGIIVLTFPMSMLLATLLAYGRLSADNEITALRGCGVSLYRLVVPALLLSLLVTTLTFLFNELVVPVSNRQAALTLNRALNRTPEFRRENILYQEFGEILAPEPDGTFSRRQGLTRQFYARSFDGQQMRGVIVLDLSNEALSQILLAQQGRWDPQENLWVFEEGTNYIVSPDGTYSNIATFARQELRLPRAPLDLAQEVRSPEEMNIQELRRYIEVIASSGDLQGVRRLQVSLSQKYAIPFACLAFTLIGAPLALRPQRTSSSLGLGLSVLIIFAYYVLLFVSQALGQIGTLGPEVAAWLPNFICSAVGLGLLYRANR is encoded by the coding sequence ATGGATCGCTACATCATCTCCGAGATGCTCCTGCCCTTTTTCTTTGGGGTGGGAGCGTTCACCACCCTGGTGATGGCAGTGGGATCCCTGTTTGAGCTGGTGCGGCTAGTGGTAGAGGCGGGGCTGTCCCTTTCAGCAGCGTTGCAAGTGTTTGTGTTGCGGGCGCCGGGGATCATCGTCCTGACGTTCCCCATGTCGATGTTGCTGGCGACGTTGCTGGCCTATGGGCGCCTGTCTGCTGATAACGAGATCACTGCCCTGCGCGGCTGCGGCGTGAGCCTCTATCGTCTGGTGGTGCCGGCCCTCCTTCTCAGCCTCTTGGTGACGACGTTAACGTTTCTCTTCAACGAGCTGGTGGTGCCGGTGAGCAACCGCCAGGCGGCCCTGACTCTAAACCGCGCTTTGAACCGAACTCCAGAGTTCCGCCGCGAGAACATCCTCTACCAAGAGTTCGGCGAGATCCTCGCGCCCGAGCCAGACGGCACTTTTTCCCGCCGGCAAGGGCTAACCCGTCAGTTCTATGCCCGCAGCTTCGATGGCCAGCAGATGCGCGGCGTGATCGTGCTGGATCTTTCCAACGAGGCTCTCAGCCAGATCCTGCTGGCGCAGCAGGGGCGCTGGGATCCCCAGGAGAACCTCTGGGTGTTTGAGGAGGGCACCAACTACATCGTCTCCCCTGATGGCACCTACAGCAACATCGCCACCTTTGCCCGCCAGGAGTTGCGCCTGCCGCGCGCGCCGCTGGATTTGGCCCAGGAGGTCCGCAGCCCCGAGGAGATGAACATTCAAGAGCTGCGCCGCTACATCGAGGTCATCGCCAGCTCGGGGGATCTGCAGGGGGTACGCCGCCTTCAGGTTAGCCTCAGCCAAAAGTACGCCATCCCCTTTGCCTGTCTGGCCTTCACCTTGATTGGGGCGCCCCTGGCGCTGCGCCCCCAGCGCACCAGTTCTTCTCTGGGCCTGGGCCTCAGCGTGCTGATTATCTTCGCCTACTACGTGCTGCTGTTTGTCAGCCAGGCGCTGGGCCAGATTGGAACCTTGGGGCCGGAGGTGGCGGCCTGGTTGCCCAACTTCATCTGCTCCGCAGTGGGGCTAGGACTACTTTACCGAGCCAATCGCTAG
- a CDS encoding phosphate ABC transporter substrate-binding protein — MTVRPSGPPPIVYILLLAILGGGGWYAYRSGLLDSFLKRGNAPSVPGQIPAAQPQAPTAPNLPPAQAPNQPPSAVNLDTSLPNPAVLQMDGSVTMIRIVLALKSGYSQRNPAIPITYGIPDGKPNGSNAGLKALMEGRIQLAASSRPLNASEVQAGLQAIPVAKDALAVAVGVNNPYKGGLTLQQLADIFQGRITNWSQVGGPDRPIRVLNRAPQSGTYSVFQELVLLGLPFAPDNPPYFTTATQDATTPLLRALGEDGITYSTVDQVQNQQTVRMVPIDGQMPTREAIQSGRYPLARNVFLVVPQKTSPVVADFINYALSDQGQQIIGRTEFIPLR; from the coding sequence ATGACCGTACGACCTTCCGGCCCACCTCCGATTGTCTACATTCTTTTGCTGGCGATACTGGGGGGAGGCGGCTGGTATGCCTATCGTTCCGGCCTGCTTGACTCTTTCCTGAAGCGAGGGAACGCGCCTTCTGTCCCTGGCCAGATCCCGGCTGCCCAGCCGCAAGCGCCAACGGCCCCCAATCTTCCTCCAGCCCAGGCCCCCAACCAGCCACCCAGCGCGGTTAATCTGGATACTTCCCTGCCCAACCCGGCGGTGCTGCAGATGGACGGCAGCGTCACCATGATCCGCATTGTCTTGGCCTTGAAGTCAGGCTACAGCCAGCGCAACCCCGCCATCCCCATCACCTACGGGATCCCCGACGGCAAGCCCAATGGATCCAACGCCGGCCTCAAGGCCCTGATGGAAGGTCGCATCCAGCTTGCTGCCAGCTCTCGCCCCCTCAATGCCAGCGAAGTCCAGGCGGGTTTGCAGGCCATCCCGGTGGCCAAAGATGCCCTGGCGGTGGCGGTGGGGGTAAACAACCCCTACAAGGGCGGCCTGACGCTGCAGCAGTTGGCCGACATCTTCCAGGGCCGGATCACCAACTGGAGCCAGGTAGGCGGCCCCGATCGTCCGATTCGCGTTCTCAACCGCGCCCCTCAGAGCGGCACCTACAGCGTTTTCCAGGAGCTGGTGCTGTTGGGGCTGCCCTTTGCCCCCGATAACCCGCCCTACTTCACCACTGCCACCCAGGATGCCACCACCCCTCTCCTGCGGGCTTTGGGAGAAGACGGCATCACCTACAGCACCGTGGATCAGGTGCAAAACCAGCAAACGGTGAGGATGGTGCCCATCGACGGCCAGATGCCCACCCGCGAGGCCATCCAAAGTGGCCGCTACCCGCTGGCCCGCAACGTGTTTTTGGTGGTACCGCAAAAAACCAGCCCCGTGGTGGCTGATTTCATCAACTATGCCCTCTCCGACCAAGGCCAGCAAATCATTGGCCGCACCGAGTTCATCCCGCTGCGGTAG
- a CDS encoding ribonuclease catalytic domain-containing protein, with translation MEKGTLVEFRHNNERVLAVVEGTEGKKNLLLGVASGQVHSVHPRQITFALNGNSSFTVSDIPGFWQAVQAKLDPESLALAWELVQEERRPLSLSEMAQLLFSDDSPVSTYAAYRLLSEDYVYFKAKGEGYEPRTPAQVKEILHQIAVTQQRQQEQAEFEARLKAAVAQPGQKYTWSPAERARLEVLERLALQGAAASIRSHEDLSHNLTPSDRERVSQLLQLMGFPDTPQGAFDALVALGLWSRHENLALRLTGIPTQFPKEVERYAQTLLGGPPPFLDLPLRRDLTHLHTYTIDDASTRDIDDALSVEFESDDEVKLWIHIADPSCWVQWGDPLDLEARKRGTSVYLPERVIPMFPSELSTGPMSLVQGEVRPALSFGIRLGSDGAVRDYEICLSQIRVNYRLTYDDADEMLELGAEAQLTAIARAARWRYAWRLAQGAIPIGLPEQDIKVIDEIPHLRVIEDTPARQMVAEMMVLAGEVAARFARQNGIPVPYRLQPAPELPPPEVLDLYPQGPVRSFAIMRCLSRAEVATQPGRHTGLGLDAYCQVTSPIRRYLDLVAHYQIKAFLRGDPLPLTEAKVQQLLLGIEPGTAEANQVERKSKRYWSIEYLRQRPGQIWQALVLGYLREEENLVMAMLDEIAFRVPVRLERQVPLGAWIELEVLQADPRADVIELREVGQNAL, from the coding sequence GTGGAAAAGGGCACGCTGGTCGAGTTTCGCCACAACAACGAGCGGGTACTGGCAGTAGTTGAGGGCACCGAGGGCAAAAAGAACCTGCTGCTGGGCGTGGCTTCGGGGCAGGTGCACAGCGTTCACCCTCGCCAAATTACGTTTGCCTTGAACGGCAATTCCAGCTTTACGGTGTCCGATATCCCGGGCTTTTGGCAGGCGGTGCAGGCAAAGTTGGATCCCGAAAGTTTGGCTTTGGCCTGGGAATTGGTTCAGGAGGAGCGTCGGCCCCTGAGCCTGTCGGAGATGGCCCAGTTGTTGTTTTCCGACGATTCCCCGGTCTCCACCTATGCTGCCTACCGTCTTTTGAGCGAGGATTACGTCTACTTTAAGGCAAAGGGGGAAGGCTACGAGCCGCGTACTCCGGCTCAGGTGAAGGAAATTCTCCATCAAATTGCCGTTACCCAGCAGCGGCAGCAGGAACAGGCCGAGTTTGAGGCCCGCCTAAAGGCAGCGGTGGCCCAGCCTGGGCAAAAGTACACTTGGAGCCCAGCGGAACGAGCTCGTCTGGAGGTGCTGGAGCGCCTAGCTTTGCAGGGAGCGGCGGCCAGCATTCGCAGCCACGAGGATCTCTCCCACAACCTCACCCCCTCGGATCGGGAGCGGGTCTCGCAACTGCTGCAACTGATGGGATTTCCCGACACTCCTCAAGGAGCCTTTGACGCCCTGGTAGCCCTGGGCCTGTGGAGCCGCCACGAGAACCTGGCCCTGCGCCTTACGGGGATCCCCACCCAATTTCCCAAGGAGGTGGAGCGCTACGCCCAAACTTTGCTTGGCGGGCCTCCCCCCTTCTTGGATCTGCCTCTGCGCCGGGATCTCACCCATCTTCACACCTACACCATCGACGATGCCAGCACCCGCGACATCGACGATGCTCTCAGCGTCGAGTTTGAGTCGGATGACGAGGTGAAGCTCTGGATCCACATCGCCGATCCCAGTTGTTGGGTGCAGTGGGGGGATCCCCTCGACTTAGAAGCCCGCAAGCGGGGCACCAGCGTCTATTTGCCGGAGCGGGTGATCCCGATGTTTCCATCGGAGTTGTCCACCGGCCCGATGAGCTTGGTGCAGGGGGAGGTGCGGCCTGCCCTTAGCTTCGGCATCCGGCTGGGATCCGACGGGGCCGTGCGCGACTACGAAATTTGCCTCAGCCAGATCCGGGTCAACTACCGCCTCACCTACGACGATGCCGACGAGATGCTGGAGTTGGGGGCGGAGGCCCAATTGACAGCCATTGCTCGGGCAGCGCGCTGGCGCTACGCCTGGCGACTGGCGCAAGGGGCGATCCCCATCGGCCTGCCGGAGCAGGACATCAAGGTCATCGACGAGATCCCCCACCTGCGGGTGATCGAGGATACGCCGGCGCGGCAGATGGTGGCGGAGATGATGGTGCTGGCCGGTGAGGTAGCCGCTCGCTTTGCCCGCCAAAACGGGATCCCGGTGCCCTATCGCCTGCAGCCGGCTCCTGAGCTGCCCCCGCCGGAGGTTTTGGATCTGTACCCCCAGGGTCCGGTTCGGTCGTTTGCCATCATGCGCTGTCTCTCGCGGGCGGAAGTGGCCACCCAACCGGGGCGACATACGGGGCTAGGGCTCGATGCCTACTGTCAGGTGACCTCTCCCATTCGCCGCTACCTGGATCTGGTGGCCCACTACCAGATCAAGGCTTTTTTGCGCGGGGATCCCTTGCCCTTGACAGAAGCCAAGGTGCAGCAATTGTTGCTGGGGATCGAGCCAGGCACCGCCGAGGCCAACCAGGTGGAGCGCAAGTCCAAGCGCTACTGGAGCATCGAGTACCTGCGTCAGCGACCGGGGCAGATTTGGCAGGCCTTGGTCTTGGGCTACCTGCGCGAGGAGGAGAACCTGGTGATGGCCATGCTGGATGAGATTGCCTTTCGCGTGCCGGTGCGCTTGGAACGGCAGGTGCCGCTGGGGGCCTGGATCGAGTTGGAGGTTCTGCAGGCAGATCCCCGCGCCGATGTCATTGAGCTGCGGGAGGTGGGACAGAATGCCCTTTAA